A stretch of the Carassius carassius chromosome 50, fCarCar2.1, whole genome shotgun sequence genome encodes the following:
- the urahb gene encoding 5-hydroxyisourate hydrolase b codes for MGSSVKSSSPFTTHVLNTGDGVPAVRMALSLHRLDPRTAIWNLITIGNTDEDGRCPGLITSDAFTPGMYKVRFETAQYWESLGLSSFYPYVEIVFSVSDADQSCHVPLLVSRYSFSTYRGS; via the exons ATGGGTTCTTCAGTGAAAAGCAGCAGTCCCTTCACTACACATGTGCTGAACACTGGGGACGGGGTCCCAGCGGTTAGGATGGCCCTCAGTCTGCATCGCCTGGACCCCCGCACGGCCATCTGGAACCTCATTACCATCGG GAACACAGATGAGGACGGACGCTGTCCAGGACTAATAACCAGCGATGCCTTCACTCCGGGGATGTACAAGGTCCGCTTCGAGACGGCCCAGTACTGGGAGAGTTTGGGACTGTCCAGCTTTTACCCGTATGTTGAG ATTGTCTTCAGTGTGAGTGATGCTGATCAGAGCTGTCATGTGCCGCTGCTGGTCAGCAGATACTCATTCAGCACCTACAGAGGGAGCTAG